From the Micromonospora echinospora genome, the window GGAACGGCGCGGTCATCCTCAACCCACTCGGAGGGTGGCGGCGAGGTGGGTGAGCGTTGTCGGGGCGGTGGGCTCTTTGGCGACCTGGGCGAGGATGTCCCGGCCGGCTGGTCGGTGGCGGATCTCGGCCGGCGCGATCCGGTCGGCTTCCATCAGGATCCGGCCGGCGTTGATCGGGTCGTCGGCGTAGAGGTAAGCGCGGGCGGCGTCGATCAGGTGGGCGGCGCGGTGCTCGGCAGGCAGCCACCGCCACCCGTCCCGCGTGATCGCCTTCTCGTGCCGGGCCCTGGCCTCCCCTGCGTCGCCCAGTTCCACCGCTGCGGTTATCCGGGCCAGCTCCACCGCCGTCGGCCCAAACCCGGTGCGGTAGTGATCGTGGCCTTCCCCCACTCGCGCCGCCATCTCGGCGGCCTCGTCGATCAGCTCGACGGCGGTTCGGTCATCCCCGACGCAGGCGGCGGCCAAGGCGGCCTGAACCAGCAGGGTCCCGCAGAGGGACAGCTCAGCCGGGGTGCCGTACTCGATCACGGGCGGGGCGATCCGGTACGCGGCGGCCAGCACCACCGACTTCGCCACCCTTGCCCGCCCGGACTCGCGCAGCACCTGACCGAGCTGCACCGCTCCGGCAGCCACCGACGCCCGATCACCGGTAGCGGCAATCATGGCCCGGTCGACCGCCAGCCAGGCCACGTCGGGGGCACCGAGCTTCACCAGCAGCGATGCCGTTACCCGGTAAGCCTCCACCAGCGGCACCCGACCCACGCCGGGATTCTGGGCGTGGATGCGCTGCGCGTCGGCCAACAACTGCGGCACGAGGTCGACGACCTGTGGGTAGCGGGCGTGCTGGAAGGTGGTCCACGCATGGGCGACCTCCCGCGCCAGCCCGTCGGCCGGCAGCACAGGGCGGCGGGCTGCCGGTCGTTCCAATGCGATCTCGTACGTCGACAGAGCCGCCCGGATCCGCTCCACACCCTCGACGCGCTTGGTCACCCCGGCTGGCTGGACGTCCCGGCCGAGGAGCACCGCCGTGTCGATCCGCAGGACGGCGGCGATGTGCTGGAGTGTCGACACCTTGTCCAGCGAGCGAACACCCCGCTCGACCTTGTCCACCCAACTCTTCGACTTACCCAGCCGATCAGCCAATACCTGCTGGGAGAGCTTCCGCCGCCCCCGCCAGTACGCCACCCGACGACCGACCGGCAGAAGATCACTTCTGTCCACGACGCCACCGCCGATCCGGCACCGCCCGATCCGTCTCCTCGGCCGGTATTCGATCCGCCTCGGCCTGCGCGAGGATCCGCTGCCGTGCCGCTTCCCGTTCCGCCCGCTGGATCTGCTCGCCCCTAGGTTGGTCCGGAACGTCGTCGCTCATTCCCGCCTCCGCCGAAGAGGGGGCGCGGCGACACTGCTCTTGGAAGGACCGATGCCGCCACGCCCGGCTGTCGACGCAACCAGGCCCGGTGTCACACCAGCCGCGCCGGCCGCGTCTGGGATCTACTCTTGTGACCCCACGACTACGCTCGGAAGTGGCTCGATGCTTTCAGGACCTTTCACGGGGGCTCCGATGGATGACCTCAGCGCACAACTGAGGCAGGCTCGTACTGAAGCCGGCGTAACGCTGGCCTCCATCGCGGCCCGTACCTGCTACTCGGCATCGCACCTGAGCAACGTCGAGGCGGGACGCCGGACCGCGACGCCGGACATCGTGCTCGCCTACGCGCGAGCGTTGGGAGACCCGGACGTGAGACGCAGGCACCTTCTCCAAGCCGCCACCATCGGCCCGATCGCCGCCAACGAGCTGATCCGATCCGGATTCACCGCCGCCCTCGCCGGCCGACGGGACAGCGAGGACCGCTGGCGCGACCGGGTCGACCAGTACGGCCGCGACTACATGGAGATCGGCGCGGACAGCCTTCAGACCAGGCTCGCCGGTGACCTCGTCGTCCTGCAACAGCAGCTCGACTCACCGACGATGTGGGCGACCGCCGCCCGCGCACTCACTACCTACGGCAAGACGACCAAGGATCCGACCGAGGCGATCGGCTGGTACGACACCGCCCGGATCGCCGCCGACCGCTCCGACGACCTCGCTGTACGGGTCTGGGTACGCGGCCGGGCCGCCATCGCCCTGGCCTACGAAGGCGCGGCCCTACCCGTCGCCAAACGGTACGCCGACGAGGCAATCGCCCTGTCCGACCGGCCGTCGCTCGGACGCCTTCAGGCGCTGATGGCCCGCGCACACGTCGCCGCCGGGCGAAGCGACATCGCCGGTGCTGTCGCCGCCGACGAAGACGCACGACGCGTCTTTGACCAGACAGCCTCACCAGACGGCGAAATCTCCGACGCCGCCGTACCCGCCTGGCGCATGGCCACCTTTCGCTCGATGCTCTACGCCCGACTCGGCATGATCGGCCCCGGCGAGCACGCCCAGACCGACGCCGACCGACTCCGACCGCCAGCACTGACCCGGTTCGCCACCCACATCGAGCTACACCGCGCCCTCATGATGGCCAAGTCCGGGGACCGATCCGGAGGACTCGCGTATGCCCGACGGGCCTGGGCAACACTGCCAGCAGACCGCCGCTCGCAAACCCTCGGACTGGTGCTGCAAGAAGTCGAGAGGGCGGCACGCAAGCCAGCCTGACCCCGCTGGGGGGATGCGGTCTCGCCCTGTCGACTGCTGCCAACTGGTGGCGACCAACGTCGATGAGCAGGCACCGGGCGTCATCCGTTCACGTTCAAGGCCGACCCTCGTTGACGCTCGCGCTGCCTTCTCGCTGCCTCGCGGCTACCCACCCCGACTGTCAGCTTGGGAATCGGTTTCAGTCGGGGCCTACGGGCGTCGTGCCACCTGGTCACGGGAGCATGGACGCGGCGGCCAAGCGCTGCGGCGGACCTCCGCTGGCCGATGCTGACCGCTGTATCGGGCACGGATCGGGCACGGCTCCCAGTCAGGCTGGGGCTTGAACCCCTAAGCCGCCGCTCTTGAGCCTTGATCGCCGTCGTTGGTTGCACGTTCGCTGCACGCGCCCCCTGCGTCTGCTGCCATCCCGTACGCCGCTGCCGGCGCCGGGGACTCGGCCTCCTTGTCGATCAAACGTAGACTTGCAGGCATGAAGCGCCCGCTTCTCCGGATGACGCAGATCGTGGGGTTCCTGCTCTGGCTTGCGTCGGGTGTCGGGTTGTTGCTGGGCTGGCCCGATACGGCCACGTCGCTACTCCTCCTCGCCGGGCTGCTGGTGTTTCAGGGCCCGACTGCCATTGCCGCTTGGCGGGAAAGGGAGTCTAAGCCGCCGAAGTCTGCGGAAGAGGTTCTGAGGTGGTATCCGAAGTGGTGGGCCTGACCGCCTCCCGCTTTCTGCTGCCATCCTCACTGCCTGCCGCCGACCCGCCCTACGCGGAGCGGGCCGCCCGGTCCGCCACGTCAAGCGGACCTTGACGCTTGTACGGGCGCTGCCGGAACAGCCTGAGTCGGTTCTCGTGTCACGGACCGCGCCCCCGGCGGACACCGCCACAGTGGCGGAGCGCGAGGAAGAACGACCGCGACCAGACCGGGCGTGTCGGGGTCCGTGCACGATGCCCGGCGTACCTGCGCGACCCTGCTCGTCGACCTGGACGTGCACCCGCGCGTCATCATGCAGGTGCTCCGGCACGCGGAGGTGTCGGTGACGATGGAGATCTACTCGCAGGCGTCCTCGGACGCCACCCGCGACGCGCTCAAGCGCCTCGGTGAGAGCCTGCGCTGACCCGTTGCTGTACTCGACTGCTGTACCAATGCACTGAGGGCACATCCGTCGATAGGATGTGCCCTCTTACCTGGTCGGGGTGGCCGGATTCGAACCGACGACCTCTTCGTCCCGAACGAAGCGCGCTACCAAGCTGCGCCACACCCCGAGGCGTGCGGACAAATACTAGCCCACCCGCCCCGGGGATCAAACTCGGTACCCCCGTGCCCGCCTCGGCCTCCGGTCAGCGTCGGCGCAGGTGTCGGATCAGCGGGGAATCAGGGTGAGGATGCTCGCCTCCGGGCGGCAGGCGAACCGGACCGGGGCGGTCGGGTGGGTGCCCAGACCGGCCGAGACGTGCAGCCACGAGTCGGAGCCGGGCCAGCGGTGCAGGCCCTTGGCCATGCTGCGGGGCAGCTCGCAGTTGGTCACCAGAGCCCCCACTCCCGGTACGCAGACCTGCCCGCCGTGGGTGTGTCCGGCCAGCAGCAGGTCGAAGCCGTCGGCGGCCATCTCGTCGAGCACCCGGGGCTCGGGGGAGTGGGTCAGGCCGATGGAGAGGTCGGCGGTTTCGGCGACCGTTCCGGCCACCAGCGAGTAGTCGTCCCGTTCGATGTGCGGGTCGTCGACCCCGACCAGTTCCACCACCCGCCCGCCGGCCTTGATCGTGGTCCGGGCGTTGTTCAGGTCGGCCCAGCCGGCCCCGGTGAAGACTGACCGCAACTCCTCGTAGGGCAGCGTGACGCCCTCGGCGTACTCCCGGTCGGGCAGGAAGTAGGAGAACGGGTTCTTCCAGACCGGTCCGGTGTAGTCGTTGGAGCCGAAGACGAAGGCACCCGGGTGGTCGAGCAGTGGTTGGAGGGCACGGAGCACACCGGGCACCGCGTCGGGGTGGGCCATGTTGTCCCCGGTGACCACCACCAGGTCCGGGTCCAGGGCGGCCAGCGACGCCACCCAGCGCTGCTTGCGCTCCTGCTCGGGAGTCATGTGCAGGTCGGAGAGGTGCAGGATGCGCAGCGGTTCGGCGTCGGCCGGCAGCACCGGCACGTCGTACCGGCGGAGAGTGAACATGTTGCGCTCGACGAGCGAGGCGTACGCCAGGGTAGCCGCGCCGAGGGCGGCGGTGGCGGTCGCGAGCCGGAATAAGGTGCGCTTTCGCATGCCGTTCAGGGTAGTTTGACCGACCATGAGCACGCTTAAGGACCGCCTGACCGCCGACATGCGGGCCGCCCTGAAGGCCCGGGACGAGCTGACCACCTCCACCCTGCGGATGGCCCTGGCGGCCGTCGGCAACGCCGAGGTCGCGGGCAAGGCCAAGCGGGAGCTCTCCGACGACGAGGTGCTCGCCGTGCTGACCAAGGAGGCCAAGAAGCGCCGTGAGGCGGCGACCGCCTTCGCCGAGGCGGGTCGCACCGAGCAGGCCGGCAAGGAGACCGCCGAGGGCGAGGTGCTGGAGCGCTACCTGCCGAAGCAGCTCTCCGACGAGGAGTTGGCCGAGTTGGTCGCGGGGGCGCTCGCGGCGGGCGGGTTCGGCGGTAAGGCGCAGATGGGCCCGGCCATGAAGGCGGCCCAGGCGGCGGTGGCCGGTCGGGCCGAGGGGGGCCGGGTGGCCGCTGAGGTACGCCGCCAGCTCGCCGGCTGAGCAGGTCGACGCGGTCGTCGACCGGCTCCCGGAGCCGGCGGACCGGGAACTACGGACCGGGAACTGACGAGGGCCCCTGCTGTCGCTGGTGTGCGACGGCAGGGGCCCTCGTGGTTCTCCGACCGGGTCAGCGGTTGGGACGGTCCGGGCCGCCTCGGGGCGGGGCACCCGGCTGCGTGCCGCCGCCGTTGTCACCCGGCGTGCCGCCACCGTTGCCGTCGCTGATCTGGATGGTGACCACGCCGCCCTTGATGGTGCGCCCGTCGGGGCTGGTGCCGGCGACGCTTCCGGCCGGGCAGCTCGACGAGACCTTGGTGTCGCTGACCACGACCTCGAAGCCGGCGCCCTTGAGCCGGTTACGGGCGGTGTCGACCGACTCGCACCGGACGCGGGGGATGGAGCGCTGGTCGCCGTTGACGATCTTGCCGCTCGGCGGGGTGAAGTTGATCCGTTCCTTGCCTACCATCGCGTCCCGCAGCGTCTCGTACACCGGCGGGTTGATGCCGTCCCGCTCCTTGTGCTTCATCTTGACGTTGGTCTGCGGCCAGTCCGGGTCGGCCATGATGCCGGCCACCGAGTACTGCTTGGTCATCGCGACCAGCGAGGCGGTCTTCTCGGAGTCGGTGGTGCCGGACTTGCCGGCCACCGGGGCGTCGACCACCCGCTTGACCTCGGCGGCGGTGGCACCGCTGCAGCGGGAGGTGGAGGAGCGGTCACCGACCGGGCAGCGGGCGGCGTCCACGGCGGCGCGGGCCACCTCGGTGCTGATCCGCTGCTCGCAGCGCGGGTTGGCGATGTCCAGGGTCTTGCCGTCCGGGCCGGTGATCTTCTGCACCGGGATCGGCTCGCAGTACTTGCCGTCCGCGGCGAGGGTGGCGTAGGCGTTCGCCAGGTCCAGCGGGGTGGTCTGCGAGACGCCCAGGGTGAACGCGCCCCACTGGTTGGCGGCCTGGTCGGTGGCGGCGAACGTGACGTCGTTGCTGGCCCGGAAGGTGATGCCGAGCTTCTGCGCCGCCTTGACCACGTTCTTCGCGCCGACCTGCTGCTGGAGCGGGACGAAGAAGGTGTTCACCGAGTTGCCGAAGGCGCTCCACATGTTGTGCGGGCCGGCCATGCTGTCGTTGGCGTTGGTGGGGCAGTAGAAGTGCGTCCCCGCGCAGGCGGCCCGAGAGCCCCGCTCGACGATGTACTCGGACTTGAACTGCTTCGGCGAGTTGATCGTGTACTGGAGCGGGATGCCCTTCTCCAGCGCGGCCACGATGGTGAAGATCTTGAACGTCGAGCCGGCCTGGTACCCGGTGATGCCGTCACCGCCGCTGAGCAGCGGGTTCACCGTGTTCGGGTAGTTGCCGCGCTTCTTGTTCTTGCTCCGCTGCACCGGGTCGCTGTGCGGTTTGTTCTCCGGCTTGTTCGGGTCGTCCAGCTTGAAGTTCCGATTGACCGACAGCGCCCGCACCCGGCCGCTGCCCGGCTCGACCACGGCCACCATCGCGGCTTCCTTGCTGTTGACCGACTTGGCCTTGCGGACCGCCTTGTCCGCGCCCCGCTGCGCCTGGACGTCGAGGGTGGTGACGATGTTGTAGCCACCGCTCTTGAGTCGCCGCTCCCGGTCGTACGTGGTGGCGCCGAACTCCTCCTGCTGGAGCCACCAGCGGTAGAAGTAGTCGCAGAAGAAGCCCCACTTGTTGTCCCGGGTCTGTACGCAGCCGTTCGGCGCCCGCTTGCCCTTGACGGTGAGCTTGACGGCCTTGGCCTTCTCGCCCTCCTCCTTGGAGACGGCGCCGATCTCCACCATGTTGTTGATCACATAGTTGCGGCGCTCCACCGCGAGCGGGTAGCCGCTGTTGGTGGTCGGGTCGAAGCTGGTCGGCGCCTTCACCATGCCGGCCAGCATGGCGGCCTCGTCGACGGTGAGCTTGGCCGGCGTCTTGTTGAAGTAGACCTGGCTGGCGGCGAAGATGCCGTACGCGCCGTTGCCGAAGGCCGCGATGTTGAGGTAGCGCTCCATGATCTCGTCCTTGGAGAACTGCTTCTCCACCTGGACGGCGTACTGCATCTCACGGATCTTGCGGGCGGTGGTGTCCTCGGTCGCGGCCACCACGTCGGCCGGGTGGCTCGCCGAGTACGCGATCGCCAACCGGACGTACTGCATGGTCAGCGTCGAGGCGCCCTGCTGGGAGGCCGCGCCGGAGCTGTTGTTGACGAACGCCCGGGCGACACCCTTGAAGTCGACGCCGTTGTGCTTGTAGAAGTCGTGGTCCTCGGCGGCGACGATGGCCTGCCGCATGACCGGGGCGATGTCCTTGAGCTTGACGTTGCGGCGGTTCTCGTCGTACATGGTCGCCAGCGGGGTCTTGGCGTCGCTGGCGAGCAGGTAGCTGATCTGCGGGGCCTGCTTGACGGTCAGGTCCGGTGGCAGCTTTCCGAGCGTCTCAGCGCCCGCCTTGGCGGCCAGTCCGGACATCGCCACCGCAGGGAACGCGGCGGCCGCCACCACCACCCCGGCCAGCAGGCCGCATATCAGTAGCGATGCGGCGTTGGTCAAAAGATTGTGGTCACGTTTCCGCATCCAGGTCACCTCGACAGCGTACGCGAGTAGGGAGTGGGCGGCTTCGGGGCAGGTTTCCCCCATTTCCTGCGTGCGCCGCCCTCGTTGTGCTAAACGCACGACCCCCGGTGCGGGGTTGCGCCCGGCGGACGAGTGTCCCCGGAAAGTGAGGACGCCGCAGGGTTTTCACCCGGTCGGCCGGGGTATGCGGCGGGCCGTAGTCCGAGACGCGCGATGTGTCCGAAATGATGGATTTGGCCGACAACGTTGCGTAATCGGGTGACTACAGAGCATGATGAGGGCGGCGACAGAGCCAGATGTCGTCCGTGCCGCCTTGGGGAAGGTCGGGCGCGGATGACCGGGGGGAAATCCGGCTGACCCGCATGGAGTCGGTAGGTATTGCAAGGGGGGACGAGTACAGATGGGCATGATCACTGACTGGCCGTCGCTGGCGGCGTGTCAGAACGGAGACCCGGACGCACTGTTCGTACAGGGCGCTGAACAGAACGTGGCGAAGCGGATCTGCCGGAGCTGCCCAGTTCGGTACGAGTGCCTGGCCGACGCGCTCGACAACCGCATCGAGTTCGGCGTGTGGGGCGGCATGACCGAGCGGGAACGCCGGGCGCTGCTGCGCCGGCACCCCCAGGTGACGAGCTGGCGCAAGATGTTCGAGGCCGCCATGCGGAAGAACGCCAAGGAGAAGACGGGCAAGGACAAGATCCTGGTCAACGCCGGCTGACCGGCCGTCATCCGGCCTTCGACGCCGGCTGACCGGCACCACCTGGCCGGCGGGCTTCCGCCGCCGGTCAGGGGCGGCTGATGGCCGCTCCGATCGTCCGCAGCCCGTCGACGTCGTGCACGTCGGCGGGCTGCGCCGTCACCGACACCGTCGGCACCGCCGGGAACGCCTCGGTGAAGGATGCCGCCACCTGCTGCTCGCGGGCCGACTGCTGGAGCAGGGCGGCGTGGGCCCGCAGCACGTCCACGGTGGCCTCGTGGCCACCCAGCTCCGCCAGCCGTTCCGCCGCGGCGAGGCTCTCCGTCGCGTCCGGGGTGGTCACCGTCGGCCGGTGCACCCGGTTGAGGACCAGCCCGGCCAGGGGCATCCGCTCCTCCCGCAGCCGACCGGCGAAGTAGGCGGCCTCCCGGACCGCGTCCGGTTCCGGCGCCGCCACCAGGAGGAAGGCCGTCTCCCGGGCCTGGAGGATGCGGTACGTCTGCTCCGCGCGCTGCCGGAAGCCCCCGAACATCGAGTCCAGCGCCGCGACGAATCCGGAGAGGTCGGTCAGCAACTGCGCCCCGAGAACCTTCTGCACCACCTTCGAGAACATCCCGAACGAGGCGGTGACCAGGCTGAACATGCTCCGTCCACCGCTGCGCGCCGGGGCGAGCAGCAGCCGCAGCATCCGACCGTCGAGGAAGCGGGAGAGCCGGGCCGGCGCGTCGAGGAAGTCCAGCGCCGAGCGGGACGGCGGGGTGTCCACCACGATCAGGTCCCACTCGCCCCGGGCGTGGAGCTGCCCGAGCTTCTCCATCGCCATGTACTCCTGGGTGCCGGCGAAGGTCGAACTCATCGCCTGGTAGAAGGGGTTGGCGAAGATCTCCGCCGCCTTCGCCGGGTCGGTGTGCTGGAGCACCACGTCGTCGAAGGTCCGCTTCATGTCCAGCATCATGGCGTGCAGCTCACCGCCGCCGTCGGTGTCGAGCCCCTTGACCTGGCGGGGCGTGTTGTCCAGCTCGGTCAGGCCGAGGGACTGGGCGAGCCGGCGCGCCGGATCGATGGTCAGCACCACCGTACGTCGGCCGTGCCGTTCCGCCGCCCGCAGCGCGAGCGCCGCCGCGGTGGTCGTCTTGCCCACCCCGCCCGCACCGCAACAGACGACGATCCGCACGCCGGGGTCGGCGAGGATGTGGTCGACGTCCAGCAGCGGCGCTGCGTCTTCGGAAGGCACCAATCGAGCGTATCGGGCTCGTGCGGCTCCCCGCGCCGTGCCAGCGGCAGATGTGAGTCAGTCCGCCCGGACGAGCGCGGCGGCCAGCGTCTCCAGGCCCGCCCGGTCCACGCCGGTCGGGAGCAGCGGAAGCTCGACCAGCGGCCGGCCGAGTTCGGACAGCTCCCCCCGGAGCGTCTCCTCCAGCTCCCGCCGGACGGCCTGGTCGACCGCCTCGGTGTGCAGTCCGGCCACCGTGGCGCGGTCGGCCGGGAGCCCGGCGGCGAGCAGCCCCCGGCGTAGTTCGGCCTGACTGGTGGGCCGGCCGGTGGGCAGTGGCGGCCGGGCGGCGTTGACGATGATCCGCCCGACCGGGAATCCGAACGAGGTCAACTCGGCGACCGCGTCCAGCGTCTCCTGGACCGGCATCTCCTCCAGGAGCGTGACCACGTGCACCGCGGTCATCGGGGAGCGGAGCAGGGCGGCCACCCCCTCGCTCTGGGTCTTGATCGGTCCGACCTTCGCCAGTCGGGCGGTCTCCGCGGTGACGTTCAGGAACCGGCCGATCCGGCCGGTGGGCGGAGCGTCCAGCACCACCGCGTCGTACGCCCGGCGCTGCCCACTGGTCCGGCTGGTCGCCTCCTTGACCTTGCCGGTGAGCAGGACGTCACGCAGCCCGGGGGCGATGGTGGTGGCGAAGTCGATCGCACCGAGCTTGCGCAGGGCGCGGCCGGCGGCACCGAGCTTGTAGAACATGTCGAGGTACTCCAGCAGCGCCTCCTCGGCGTCCACCGCGAGCGCCCGGACCGCCCCGCCGCCCGGCGCGTCGGTCAGGTGCCGCTCCTCGTACGGGAGCGGGTCGGTGCCGAAGAGCTGCGCGATGCCCTGTCGCCCCTCCACCTCGACCAGCAGCGTGCGCCGGCCGCCGGCGGCCAGTCCCAGGGCCAGCGCCGCCGCCACGCTGGTCTTGCCCGTGCCGCCCTTGCCGGTGACCACGTGGAGGCGGGCCGGCCACCCCGGGCCGGCCGGATCGACCGGCTGTTCAGCTGCTCGCACCCGTCGAGCCTAACCACCGGTCGGGGTCAGCCGACCTCGCAGACCCACCACCCGGTCTCCCGGATCACGGTGAATCGCAGCTCCTGGTCGGCGACCTTCTCGTCGGCGGTGGTCACGGTCAGCTTCGTGGTGACGGTGGCGCGCTCGTCGGTCCGGTCGGCCACCGCCGGCGCGGTCCACCGGAACCGGGGCGTGTCGTACTCGGCGACGTACTTCTCCACCTCGGCCACCTTGGCCGCGATCTTCTCCCGGTCGCGCGAGGAGGAGCAGACCAGGTTCGTCGCGCGACCGGCGTTGCGGTCCTGGTAGACGGCGGTGAGGAACTCCTGGACCGCAGTCGTCGGCTCGTCC encodes:
- a CDS encoding helix-turn-helix domain-containing protein; the protein is MDRSDLLPVGRRVAYWRGRRKLSQQVLADRLGKSKSWVDKVERGVRSLDKVSTLQHIAAVLRIDTAVLLGRDVQPAGVTKRVEGVERIRAALSTYEIALERPAARRPVLPADGLAREVAHAWTTFQHARYPQVVDLVPQLLADAQRIHAQNPGVGRVPLVEAYRVTASLLVKLGAPDVAWLAVDRAMIAATGDRASVAAGAVQLGQVLRESGRARVAKSVVLAAAYRIAPPVIEYGTPAELSLCGTLLVQAALAAACVGDDRTAVELIDEAAEMAARVGEGHDHYRTGFGPTAVELARITAAVELGDAGEARARHEKAITRDGWRWLPAEHRAAHLIDAARAYLYADDPINAGRILMEADRIAPAEIRHRPAGRDILAQVAKEPTAPTTLTHLAATLRVG
- a CDS encoding WhiB family transcriptional regulator; amino-acid sequence: MGMITDWPSLAACQNGDPDALFVQGAEQNVAKRICRSCPVRYECLADALDNRIEFGVWGGMTERERRALLRRHPQVTSWRKMFEAAMRKNAKEKTGKDKILVNAG
- a CDS encoding ArsA-related P-loop ATPase; the encoded protein is MRAAEQPVDPAGPGWPARLHVVTGKGGTGKTSVAAALALGLAAGGRRTLLVEVEGRQGIAQLFGTDPLPYEERHLTDAPGGGAVRALAVDAEEALLEYLDMFYKLGAAGRALRKLGAIDFATTIAPGLRDVLLTGKVKEATSRTSGQRRAYDAVVLDAPPTGRIGRFLNVTAETARLAKVGPIKTQSEGVAALLRSPMTAVHVVTLLEEMPVQETLDAVAELTSFGFPVGRIIVNAARPPLPTGRPTSQAELRRGLLAAGLPADRATVAGLHTEAVDQAVRRELEETLRGELSELGRPLVELPLLPTGVDRAGLETLAAALVRAD
- a CDS encoding GatB/YqeY domain-containing protein translates to MSTLKDRLTADMRAALKARDELTTSTLRMALAAVGNAEVAGKAKRELSDDEVLAVLTKEAKKRREAATAFAEAGRTEQAGKETAEGEVLERYLPKQLSDEELAELVAGALAAGGFGGKAQMGPAMKAAQAAVAGRAEGGRVAAEVRRQLAG
- a CDS encoding ArsA family ATPase; protein product: MVPSEDAAPLLDVDHILADPGVRIVVCCGAGGVGKTTTAAALALRAAERHGRRTVVLTIDPARRLAQSLGLTELDNTPRQVKGLDTDGGGELHAMMLDMKRTFDDVVLQHTDPAKAAEIFANPFYQAMSSTFAGTQEYMAMEKLGQLHARGEWDLIVVDTPPSRSALDFLDAPARLSRFLDGRMLRLLLAPARSGGRSMFSLVTASFGMFSKVVQKVLGAQLLTDLSGFVAALDSMFGGFRQRAEQTYRILQARETAFLLVAAPEPDAVREAAYFAGRLREERMPLAGLVLNRVHRPTVTTPDATESLAAAERLAELGGHEATVDVLRAHAALLQQSAREQQVAASFTEAFPAVPTVSVTAQPADVHDVDGLRTIGAAISRP
- a CDS encoding penicillin-binding protein encodes the protein MRKRDHNLLTNAASLLICGLLAGVVVAAAAFPAVAMSGLAAKAGAETLGKLPPDLTVKQAPQISYLLASDAKTPLATMYDENRRNVKLKDIAPVMRQAIVAAEDHDFYKHNGVDFKGVARAFVNNSSGAASQQGASTLTMQYVRLAIAYSASHPADVVAATEDTTARKIREMQYAVQVEKQFSKDEIMERYLNIAAFGNGAYGIFAASQVYFNKTPAKLTVDEAAMLAGMVKAPTSFDPTTNSGYPLAVERRNYVINNMVEIGAVSKEEGEKAKAVKLTVKGKRAPNGCVQTRDNKWGFFCDYFYRWWLQQEEFGATTYDRERRLKSGGYNIVTTLDVQAQRGADKAVRKAKSVNSKEAAMVAVVEPGSGRVRALSVNRNFKLDDPNKPENKPHSDPVQRSKNKKRGNYPNTVNPLLSGGDGITGYQAGSTFKIFTIVAALEKGIPLQYTINSPKQFKSEYIVERGSRAACAGTHFYCPTNANDSMAGPHNMWSAFGNSVNTFFVPLQQQVGAKNVVKAAQKLGITFRASNDVTFAATDQAANQWGAFTLGVSQTTPLDLANAYATLAADGKYCEPIPVQKITGPDGKTLDIANPRCEQRISTEVARAAVDAARCPVGDRSSTSRCSGATAAEVKRVVDAPVAGKSGTTDSEKTASLVAMTKQYSVAGIMADPDWPQTNVKMKHKERDGINPPVYETLRDAMVGKERINFTPPSGKIVNGDQRSIPRVRCESVDTARNRLKGAGFEVVVSDTKVSSSCPAGSVAGTSPDGRTIKGGVVTIQISDGNGGGTPGDNGGGTQPGAPPRGGPDRPNR
- a CDS encoding helix-turn-helix domain-containing protein, giving the protein MDDLSAQLRQARTEAGVTLASIAARTCYSASHLSNVEAGRRTATPDIVLAYARALGDPDVRRRHLLQAATIGPIAANELIRSGFTAALAGRRDSEDRWRDRVDQYGRDYMEIGADSLQTRLAGDLVVLQQQLDSPTMWATAARALTTYGKTTKDPTEAIGWYDTARIAADRSDDLAVRVWVRGRAAIALAYEGAALPVAKRYADEAIALSDRPSLGRLQALMARAHVAAGRSDIAGAVAADEDARRVFDQTASPDGEISDAAVPAWRMATFRSMLYARLGMIGPGEHAQTDADRLRPPALTRFATHIELHRALMMAKSGDRSGGLAYARRAWATLPADRRSQTLGLVLQEVERAARKPA
- a CDS encoding metallophosphoesterase, producing the protein MRKRTLFRLATATAALGAATLAYASLVERNMFTLRRYDVPVLPADAEPLRILHLSDLHMTPEQERKQRWVASLAALDPDLVVVTGDNMAHPDAVPGVLRALQPLLDHPGAFVFGSNDYTGPVWKNPFSYFLPDREYAEGVTLPYEELRSVFTGAGWADLNNARTTIKAGGRVVELVGVDDPHIERDDYSLVAGTVAETADLSIGLTHSPEPRVLDEMAADGFDLLLAGHTHGGQVCVPGVGALVTNCELPRSMAKGLHRWPGSDSWLHVSAGLGTHPTAPVRFACRPEASILTLIPR